A single window of Mycolicibacterium aurum DNA harbors:
- a CDS encoding SRPBCC family protein, which translates to MSDNAKVTVERTIDAPVDAVFDILSNPERHHELDGSGFIRSVDHADRIQAVGQVFTMNMQGDHMGGEYKTDNHVSGYAKDKLLAWKTAPAGNEPPGWEWLWELESQGPNETLVRHTYDWSKVTDKKLLEKVKFPLVTEDQLADTLGRLAAATSS; encoded by the coding sequence ATGAGCGACAACGCAAAGGTCACTGTCGAACGCACCATCGACGCGCCCGTCGACGCGGTCTTCGACATCCTCTCCAACCCCGAGCGGCACCACGAGCTCGACGGCTCGGGATTCATCCGCAGCGTGGACCACGCCGATCGGATTCAGGCGGTGGGCCAGGTGTTCACGATGAACATGCAGGGCGACCACATGGGCGGTGAGTACAAGACCGACAACCATGTGTCCGGGTACGCCAAGGACAAGCTGCTGGCCTGGAAGACCGCGCCCGCAGGCAACGAGCCCCCGGGGTGGGAGTGGCTGTGGGAGTTGGAATCTCAGGGACCCAATGAAACGTTGGTGCGTCACACCTACGACTGGTCGAAGGTCACCGACAAGAAGTTGCTGGAGAAGGTGAAATTCCCGCTGGTCACTGAGGATCAGCTCGCCGACACTCTCGGCCGGTTGGCCGCCGCGACGTCGTCCTGA
- a CDS encoding stage II sporulation protein M, which produces MTSPSQTTPGQLARRPLQVIRENARAYLVLNASMYGLFAVGFAVGLLVPELSQAQHTRLTDDGTADLVRSLINTPWLFALTILAVNTVKMGLLTIVLPSMVVPFAGIALFAWWAVTTGVTLVPASDIGWVALIPHSVTLIIEFQAYIVLLLGAYLLSRSWIWPGTAGAQTRRSGYARGLRQLGWLALAAAVLLVVGAVYEAFSLRYLVHPLAQWLL; this is translated from the coding sequence ATGACATCGCCCAGTCAGACGACACCTGGACAGCTCGCTCGGCGACCTCTCCAGGTCATCCGGGAAAACGCACGCGCCTACCTCGTCCTCAACGCGAGCATGTACGGCCTGTTCGCCGTGGGCTTCGCCGTCGGGCTTCTCGTCCCGGAGCTCAGCCAGGCGCAGCACACCCGGCTGACCGATGACGGCACAGCAGACCTCGTTCGGTCGCTGATCAACACGCCGTGGCTTTTCGCGCTCACCATTCTCGCGGTGAACACCGTGAAGATGGGATTGTTGACGATCGTCCTGCCGTCGATGGTCGTGCCCTTCGCGGGTATCGCACTGTTCGCGTGGTGGGCTGTCACCACGGGCGTGACGCTCGTCCCTGCGAGCGACATCGGGTGGGTGGCCTTGATCCCGCACTCCGTCACCCTGATCATCGAGTTCCAGGCGTACATCGTCCTGCTGCTGGGCGCGTATCTGCTGAGCCGGAGTTGGATCTGGCCGGGTACCGCCGGAGCCCAGACCCGCCGGTCAGGTTATGCCCGTGGGCTTCGGCAACTGGGTTGGCTGGCTCTGGCCGCCGCTGTCCTGCTCGTCGTCGGCGCGGTGTACGAGGCATTCTCGCTGAGATACCTCGTGCATCCATTGGCCCAGTGGTTGCTCTGA
- a CDS encoding GGDEF domain-containing protein — protein sequence MPHGVDAQPSARRWHAVGLTAYLAMLILYAAAAWHSGVDAGGRVFWVLGGAAIVACVAASIGRWCGWQQRRELLIAWAVASLSVTTVVGLVAPTVTSALPGTITITFAYAGLTCRRGRSLALVPLGIVAFVVGGAKDLPDALPTVVVTAIMWVLVAEVPAWLISRLEAQSVLLRTVAETDALTRLLNRTTLPRRLSEHASTSAVVLIDLDGFKPFNDRHGHAAGDQLLVAFADVLRGAVGVNDLVFRIGGDEFLLILVGADRGAAEQLLDAIRMRWSEAGEPVGFSVGIATGDNDAMRIADHWMYVDKRSRRLPGQ from the coding sequence ATGCCACACGGCGTCGACGCCCAGCCGTCGGCACGGCGCTGGCACGCGGTGGGCCTGACGGCGTACCTGGCGATGCTCATTCTGTACGCCGCGGCCGCATGGCATTCCGGCGTTGACGCCGGGGGCCGGGTGTTCTGGGTACTCGGCGGTGCAGCGATCGTGGCATGCGTGGCCGCCTCGATCGGCCGATGGTGCGGCTGGCAGCAGCGACGCGAGCTTCTGATCGCCTGGGCGGTAGCGTCTCTGAGCGTCACCACCGTGGTCGGACTGGTCGCGCCCACCGTCACCAGCGCGCTGCCGGGCACCATCACCATCACGTTCGCCTATGCGGGCCTCACGTGCCGCCGCGGTCGGTCCCTCGCACTGGTTCCCCTCGGCATCGTGGCGTTCGTTGTAGGCGGCGCGAAAGATCTGCCCGATGCTCTCCCGACGGTGGTGGTGACGGCCATCATGTGGGTGCTGGTCGCCGAGGTGCCCGCCTGGCTCATCTCCCGGTTGGAGGCGCAGAGCGTGCTGCTGCGCACGGTCGCGGAAACCGACGCCCTCACCCGCCTCCTCAATCGGACCACCCTGCCCCGGCGATTGTCGGAGCACGCATCCACGTCCGCCGTCGTACTGATCGATCTGGACGGGTTCAAGCCGTTCAACGACCGCCACGGCCACGCCGCCGGCGATCAACTCCTGGTTGCCTTCGCCGACGTACTCCGAGGGGCGGTCGGCGTCAACGACCTGGTGTTCCGCATCGGTGGCGACGAGTTCCTGCTGATCCTTGTCGGCGCGGATCGTGGTGCGGCCGAACAGCTCCTGGACGCGATACGGATGCGGTGGTCCGAGGCGGGTGAACCCGTGGGTTTCAGCGTCGGGATCGCCACCGGGGACAACGACGCCATGCGCATCGCCGACCACTGGATGTATGTGGACAAGCGCTCCCGCAGGCTGCCCGGGCAATGA
- a CDS encoding FKBP-type peptidyl-prolyl cis-trans isomerase, translated as MKSRCRPSALVFAAGAFALATTACGSGAVPSSVAQTPAATAACPTASPEDGGTPEWTLPGATGSVAVTGSTDTAAPAVSVSPPFSVTETQVHTLQPGTGPVVADTATVSVCYMGVNGRDGSVFDSSYQRGAPVDFPLDGVVPGFQKAIAGQTVGSTVAVAMTSADGYPQGQPGAGILPGDSLIFAIKILGASS; from the coding sequence GTGAAATCCCGCTGTCGTCCTTCCGCCCTCGTCTTCGCCGCCGGAGCATTCGCCCTCGCCACCACCGCATGCGGTTCCGGAGCGGTTCCATCGTCGGTCGCCCAGACTCCGGCCGCCACAGCCGCGTGTCCGACGGCCTCGCCTGAGGACGGCGGCACACCCGAGTGGACGCTGCCCGGAGCCACCGGCAGCGTCGCGGTGACCGGATCCACCGACACAGCAGCGCCCGCGGTGAGTGTGTCGCCGCCGTTCAGCGTGACCGAGACCCAGGTGCACACGCTGCAGCCAGGGACGGGCCCGGTCGTCGCAGACACGGCCACCGTGTCCGTCTGCTACATGGGCGTCAACGGCCGGGACGGCTCGGTCTTCGACAGCAGCTACCAGCGGGGCGCCCCGGTGGACTTCCCGCTCGACGGTGTGGTGCCGGGATTCCAGAAGGCCATCGCCGGGCAGACGGTCGGCTCCACCGTCGCGGTCGCGATGACATCCGCAGACGGCTATCCCCAGGGCCAGCCTGGTGCGGGCATCCTGCCGGGCGATTCCCTGATCTTCGCGATCAAGATCCTCGGCGCGTCGTCCTAG
- a CDS encoding phosphotransferase, giving the protein MQSWHRGRLSDPQAAQIVRWLPQVRLRRDASWNLVDTAVLDVECATGRVVIKAGGPANHHIGREITAYGGFTDCLARTGHAPRLLHHDRTLNLLVVDYLDGSLVQGSVAESTPATYLQAGRLARAFHGQGERIAPEWDAAAVTKSLAWLDKPHRIPPQRAAALRAILTSHRPQQVVVSPTHGDWQPRNWLAHDGEIKVIDFGRFAWRPAMSDLCRLAAQQWMHDPRLEDAFFDGYGDDPRAQNRSHWRMLALHEAIGTAVWAHQVGDEPFERQGHRMVSDALRLF; this is encoded by the coding sequence GTGCAGTCATGGCATCGGGGCCGGCTCAGCGATCCCCAGGCTGCGCAGATCGTGCGCTGGCTCCCCCAGGTCCGCCTCCGCCGCGACGCGAGCTGGAATCTGGTCGACACCGCCGTCCTGGACGTCGAATGCGCGACGGGTCGAGTCGTGATCAAGGCCGGCGGTCCGGCCAACCACCACATCGGCCGGGAGATCACCGCCTACGGCGGCTTCACCGACTGCCTGGCCCGCACCGGGCACGCACCCCGACTTCTGCATCACGACCGAACGCTCAACCTGCTCGTCGTCGATTACCTCGACGGTTCGCTGGTGCAGGGGTCTGTCGCAGAGTCCACTCCCGCCACCTACCTGCAGGCCGGACGGCTCGCACGGGCGTTTCACGGACAGGGCGAGCGGATCGCGCCGGAGTGGGACGCTGCAGCGGTAACCAAATCGCTTGCCTGGCTTGACAAACCGCACCGAATCCCGCCCCAGAGGGCGGCGGCGCTGCGCGCGATCCTGACAAGCCATCGTCCGCAGCAGGTCGTCGTGAGCCCTACCCACGGTGACTGGCAGCCGCGCAACTGGCTGGCCCACGACGGCGAGATCAAGGTCATCGACTTCGGGCGCTTCGCGTGGCGGCCGGCCATGAGCGACCTCTGTCGGCTCGCCGCGCAGCAGTGGATGCACGACCCCCGACTCGAAGACGCGTTCTTCGACGGATACGGCGATGACCCGAGAGCTCAGAACCGCAGCCACTGGCGCATGCTCGCCCTCCATGAAGCGATCGGCACCGCCGTATGGGCGCATCAGGTGGGCGACGAACCGTTCGAAAGACAGGGCCACCGCATGGTGTCCGACGCGCTGAGGCTGTTCTGA
- a CDS encoding dihydrofolate reductase family protein, translated as MPRTNLSMSISADGYVAGPHQDEANPLGVGGQLLHGWHIGPDKDHPANRQVVSDMMDGIGATIMGRNMFGPIRSDWGDSEWTGWWGENPPYHCPVYVLTHFAREPIAMDGGTTFHFVTDGIESAYTQAVAAAGDRAISIAGGASCARQALKAGLVDEIDLQVNPVILGSGERLFDGFDAGALELELERVLEAPGVAHLRFRVRRRPPVV; from the coding sequence GTGCCCAGAACGAATCTGTCGATGTCGATCTCCGCCGACGGCTACGTCGCGGGGCCGCATCAAGACGAAGCCAATCCGCTCGGCGTGGGCGGTCAGCTGCTGCACGGTTGGCACATCGGTCCGGACAAGGACCACCCGGCCAATCGGCAGGTGGTGTCGGACATGATGGATGGCATCGGTGCGACCATCATGGGCCGCAACATGTTTGGACCCATCCGTAGTGACTGGGGAGACTCGGAGTGGACGGGATGGTGGGGTGAGAATCCGCCGTATCACTGTCCGGTGTACGTCCTGACCCACTTTGCCCGCGAGCCCATCGCCATGGATGGCGGAACCACCTTTCACTTCGTCACCGACGGGATCGAATCGGCGTATACGCAGGCGGTGGCCGCAGCCGGCGATCGGGCCATCTCCATCGCGGGCGGCGCATCCTGTGCCCGCCAGGCGCTCAAGGCCGGACTCGTCGACGAGATCGATCTGCAGGTCAATCCGGTGATACTCGGGTCCGGCGAGCGCCTGTTCGACGGCTTCGACGCGGGAGCGCTCGAACTCGAACTCGAGCGCGTACTGGAGGCGCCGGGCGTCGCGCATCTGCGCTTTCGGGTCCGCCGAAGGCCGCCCGTGGTTTAG
- a CDS encoding TetR/AcrR family transcriptional regulator, protein MDTRERILKAAAEMIAEDITATLSVRAVAARAGVSTGSLRFHFPTQRALQDEVLARIYEHFVPDDPIRDRSLPARDRLVACLRQMLVPAGVGEQARSAWGAAYHAFIAPEPSEQVRTAYLAYERASARRIEYWLGVLADEGALARRDLGRDVRFLLTVLNGLSVERALPSGDSVLKAETDSLYFAADAILGASAS, encoded by the coding sequence ATGGACACGCGGGAGAGGATTCTCAAAGCGGCTGCGGAGATGATCGCCGAGGACATCACCGCGACGCTCAGCGTGCGGGCCGTCGCGGCGCGCGCGGGCGTGAGCACGGGATCACTTCGATTCCACTTCCCCACGCAGCGGGCGCTCCAGGACGAGGTGCTGGCAAGGATCTACGAGCACTTCGTCCCGGACGACCCCATCCGCGACAGGTCCCTGCCCGCGCGTGACCGGCTCGTCGCCTGCCTACGGCAGATGCTCGTGCCCGCCGGCGTCGGCGAACAGGCGCGCAGCGCGTGGGGGGCGGCATATCACGCGTTCATCGCACCCGAGCCGAGCGAGCAGGTCCGCACGGCGTACCTCGCTTACGAACGCGCGTCCGCTCGACGTATCGAATATTGGCTGGGCGTGCTCGCTGACGAAGGCGCACTCGCTCGCAGGGATCTCGGCCGAGACGTGCGATTCCTGCTCACAGTTCTCAACGGGCTGTCGGTCGAACGTGCCCTGCCCTCTGGCGATTCCGTCTTGAAGGCCGAAACCGATTCGCTCTACTTCGCCGCGGACGCGATCCTCGGGGCGAGCGCGTCCTAA